One Sulfuricurvum sp. DNA window includes the following coding sequences:
- a CDS encoding 6-carboxytetrahydropterin synthase has translation MIIRKLFKFENAHVVRGCSTQRCRASIHGHSYRVEVLLESQYLDNGQMIYDFGLMKQGMKELIDAFDHAVALWDGDDAEYIADMQKHSNRWILLPISPSCEQFSRVIFVMLDKLLWFTKTVNGEKMVRISSIIVHETETGYAQCFREDAYSELMGLIDLEKIIFSDEIREGWHDPLLWERVKSGEGFTNPETV, from the coding sequence ATGATAATTCGTAAACTTTTTAAATTTGAAAACGCTCACGTCGTTCGTGGCTGTTCCACTCAGCGTTGCCGTGCGTCGATCCACGGTCATTCGTATAGAGTTGAAGTATTACTCGAATCGCAATACCTCGATAACGGTCAGATGATTTACGATTTTGGTTTGATGAAACAGGGTATGAAAGAGCTGATTGATGCGTTTGATCATGCGGTAGCTCTCTGGGACGGCGATGATGCGGAGTATATAGCCGATATGCAAAAACACTCTAATCGGTGGATATTGCTCCCGATTTCACCCTCATGCGAACAATTTAGCCGTGTGATTTTCGTGATGCTCGATAAGCTATTGTGGTTTACGAAAACGGTCAATGGTGAAAAGATGGTTCGCATCAGCAGTATCATCGTCCATGAAACCGAAACGGGATACGCGCAATGTTTCCGTGAAGATGCCTACTCAGAACTTATGGGGCTGATTGATTTGGAAAAAATCATCTTTAGCGATGAGATACGCGAGGGGTGGCATGATCCTTTGTTATGGGAGAGGGTAAAATCGGGAGA
- a CDS encoding Rieske 2Fe-2S domain-containing protein: protein MMMDESRRGFIGKAFGAVAAVGGVASLIAMKKTWDPLPSVMSAGFTTVDVSGLEANKLEIAVWRGKPIFILKYTEDMKPTDGRSVKVGDHYYSVMVGLCTHLGCIPGYENDRKMFKCACHGGEYSADGRQTFGPPPRPLDIPPFKIDGVTLVLGEEGPEYKAMMAKAGGA, encoded by the coding sequence ATAATGATGGATGAAAGCAGAAGAGGCTTTATTGGTAAAGCTTTCGGTGCCGTCGCTGCAGTTGGTGGAGTTGCTTCACTGATCGCGATGAAGAAAACATGGGACCCGCTTCCAAGCGTTATGTCTGCCGGTTTTACAACGGTTGACGTATCAGGCTTAGAAGCTAACAAACTTGAAATCGCTGTATGGCGTGGTAAACCGATATTTATTCTTAAATATACGGAAGATATGAAACCAACGGATGGTCGTAGTGTTAAAGTCGGCGACCATTATTACTCTGTAATGGTTGGTCTTTGTACTCACCTTGGATGTATTCCGGGTTACGAAAACGACAGAAAAATGTTCAAATGTGCTTGTCATGGTGGGGAATACTCAGCAGATGGCAGACAAACTTTTGGACCTCCTCCAAGACCGCTTGATATCCCTCCATTTAAAATTGATGGTGTAACACTCGTCCTTGGTGAAGAGGGTCCTGAGTACAAAGCTATGATGGCAAAAGCAGGAGGAGCGTAA
- a CDS encoding riboflavin synthase, translated as MFTGLIREMAQVKSFGGNRLSLKASHKPKLGDSIAINGTCLSVVSIESDGFSVELSPETLKHIATEKLSGSVHIEPAMMMGDRFEGHIVQGHIDTIGTIRSITDNGNSYDVIVDVESEFIPLIPPKGSITIDGISLTVNEVMGSAFRLTIIPITMRETLFGTYKKGTRVNIETDVFARYMRHILTSSSKKDLSWNDIDHISALY; from the coding sequence ATGTTTACAGGACTGATTCGGGAGATGGCACAGGTGAAAAGCTTCGGAGGGAACCGTTTATCCCTCAAAGCTTCGCACAAACCAAAGCTCGGTGACTCTATCGCTATCAACGGCACGTGTCTCTCGGTCGTAAGCATCGAGAGTGATGGATTCAGCGTCGAACTCTCCCCCGAAACTCTCAAACATATCGCGACCGAAAAACTAAGTGGTTCCGTACACATCGAACCCGCCATGATGATGGGAGATCGCTTCGAGGGGCATATCGTCCAAGGGCATATCGACACCATCGGCACCATCCGCTCCATCACCGACAACGGCAACAGCTACGATGTCATCGTCGATGTGGAGAGTGAATTTATCCCCCTCATCCCCCCAAAAGGTTCCATCACCATCGATGGAATCAGTCTCACGGTCAATGAAGTGATGGGAAGTGCATTCCGCCTCACCATTATCCCGATTACGATGCGTGAAACACTATTTGGCACTTATAAAAAAGGGACACGGGTCAATATCGAAACCGATGTTTTTGCCCGCTACATGCGCCATATCCTCACCTCATCTTCCAAAAAAGATCTCAGCTGGAATGATATTGACCATATAAGTGCCCTATATTAA
- a CDS encoding 7-carboxy-7-deazaguanine synthase QueE, whose translation MLYLVEHFYSVQGEGKYVGTPSLFFRFGGCNLKCEGFGCHEITPDGREVIGCDTVYAVDRKGFGDLWMEVEELQTLIWIMNGYKLPPHVDVVLTGGEPLIYANEPIFVEFIEYLIGNGHRVTFETNATIAPDFVKYPFYKEAIYALSVKLSNSGEPYDKRVKKEVINSILSHTQGSFFKFSVDEPSLVSLLEAEIDEIIASHPYTSVYCMPLGGDKAHIEANCEAVIEFCKRRGFIYSDRLHIRIWDQNHGV comes from the coding sequence ATGCTCTATTTAGTTGAACATTTTTACTCCGTTCAAGGTGAGGGGAAATACGTCGGAACACCGTCACTCTTTTTTAGATTCGGAGGGTGTAACCTTAAATGCGAAGGATTCGGGTGCCATGAAATCACCCCTGATGGGCGTGAAGTGATTGGATGCGATACGGTGTATGCCGTTGATCGTAAAGGATTCGGGGATTTGTGGATGGAGGTCGAAGAGCTTCAAACCCTAATATGGATTATGAACGGCTACAAGCTCCCCCCTCATGTCGATGTCGTTTTGACGGGTGGTGAACCGCTCATCTATGCCAATGAGCCTATTTTTGTAGAATTTATCGAGTATTTGATTGGAAATGGGCATCGGGTAACGTTTGAGACCAACGCGACAATCGCCCCTGATTTTGTAAAATATCCTTTTTACAAAGAGGCGATTTATGCCTTATCGGTAAAACTCTCCAACAGCGGCGAGCCGTATGACAAACGGGTGAAAAAAGAGGTAATAAACTCTATTCTTTCCCATACCCAAGGGAGTTTTTTTAAATTCAGCGTGGATGAACCCTCATTAGTCAGTCTCCTCGAAGCAGAGATAGATGAGATTATCGCTTCCCATCCGTATACGAGCGTATATTGTATGCCTTTGGGTGGAGATAAAGCCCATATCGAAGCCAACTGCGAAGCGGTAATCGAATTTTGCAAACGACGAGGGTTTATCTATTCTGATAGGTTGCATATTCGCATCTGGGATCAGAATCACGGGGTATAA
- the dmeF gene encoding CDF family Co(II)/Ni(II) efflux transporter DmeF, translating to MELASNHLYHTHRFDEGNPVAERKTRLAVMLTAAMMVAEIVGGYYYGSMALLADGWHMSTHALALGLSVGAYVLARRYAQDGRFAFGTWKIEVLAGYTSALFLVAVALLMFYQSMQRLIEPIVIHYNEAIIVAAIGLGVNLITAWLLGDDHHHDHGHHHDHHDHDLNLRSAYLHVLADAATSVLAIIALIAGMLWGASWLDPVMGIVGGVLVSVWAVGLLRDTGRVLLDAHMDDPVVEEVREVINEVDPEAHITDLHVWRVGKGKYSVILSLQSNNGLSPNDFRKALSIHEELVHITVEINQFNTSL from the coding sequence ATGGAGTTGGCTTCAAATCACTTGTATCATACTCACAGGTTTGACGAAGGAAACCCTGTGGCTGAACGTAAAACCCGTTTGGCGGTCATGCTGACAGCGGCTATGATGGTCGCCGAAATTGTCGGTGGTTATTATTACGGTTCGATGGCACTTCTTGCTGATGGGTGGCACATGAGTACCCATGCGCTGGCTCTTGGACTTTCGGTAGGGGCGTATGTCTTGGCACGTCGATACGCACAGGATGGTCGATTTGCATTCGGTACGTGGAAGATTGAGGTATTGGCGGGGTATACCAGTGCCCTTTTCTTGGTCGCGGTTGCTTTGCTTATGTTTTATCAATCGATGCAACGGTTAATCGAACCCATCGTCATCCATTATAACGAAGCGATTATTGTTGCGGCGATTGGATTGGGTGTTAATCTAATCACGGCATGGCTCCTGGGAGATGACCATCATCACGACCACGGACACCATCACGACCATCATGATCATGACCTCAACCTCCGTTCTGCTTATCTTCATGTGTTAGCGGATGCGGCGACTTCAGTATTGGCAATTATTGCTTTGATTGCAGGGATGCTATGGGGAGCATCGTGGCTCGATCCGGTAATGGGGATTGTAGGAGGAGTTTTGGTAAGTGTATGGGCTGTAGGTTTGTTACGGGATACGGGGAGGGTTCTTTTGGATGCTCACATGGACGATCCGGTTGTGGAAGAGGTACGCGAGGTGATTAATGAGGTCGATCCTGAAGCTCATATTACCGATTTGCACGTATGGCGAGTGGGAAAAGGGAAATACTCGGTTATTCTCTCCTTGCAAAGCAATAATGGTTTGAGCCCAAATGATTTTCGCAAAGCCTTATCGATTCACGAAGAGCTGGTACACATCACGGTGGAGATAAACCAATTTAATACTTCGCTATAA
- the mnmG gene encoding tRNA uridine-5-carboxymethylaminomethyl(34) synthesis enzyme MnmG, whose amino-acid sequence MQYDVIVVGGGHAGIEAALASARMGHNTLMVSILAEQVGATSCNPAVGGLAKGHLVRELDALGGEMGLLTDEAGIQFRILNITKGPAVRGSRAQIDMDRYRVIARNTILTTPNLSLVQETVNALILEEGSVVGVRTHLLNVYRAKKVILTTGTFLNGMIHIGEIRQEAGRFGEFPAKGLTDSLREAGITVGRLKTGTCPRIDSSSIDFSVMEIQDGDELPNPFSFRTDRAEFARTKKQLPCYIAYTNEETHSLIEGNFHRAPLFTGQIEGVGPRYCPSIEDKINRFRDKERHHLFIEPQSAENTECYINGMSTSLPPDVQRSMIQSVHGMENAKIVRYGYAIEYDYVDPTELKHTLETKKVKNLYCAGQLNGTTGYEEAAAQGMMAGINAALSLQGREPLILRRDEAYIGVLIDDLVTKGTKEPYRMFTSRAEYRLLLREETADLRLGKYGHALGLIDDAQMERIEMKRTQIAEGLKLLEETILTPNKEFLAFLASIDEEHITDKLTATQLVSRKSFELEKLVKLIPSFAELDPYIQEQILIEAKYARYVEKQSEDIERMSRMLHIAIPENFDFASVSGLSNEIVSKLNTFNPPTLQAASQISGITPAALDILHIYIKMAGKK is encoded by the coding sequence ATGCAATATGACGTTATCGTAGTAGGTGGTGGTCACGCAGGGATCGAAGCCGCTCTCGCCTCAGCCCGTATGGGGCACAACACATTAATGGTCTCTATTTTAGCAGAGCAAGTGGGCGCGACGAGCTGTAACCCAGCCGTCGGTGGACTCGCTAAAGGTCACTTGGTACGTGAACTCGATGCACTGGGTGGGGAGATGGGGCTATTAACCGATGAAGCGGGTATCCAGTTTCGTATCCTCAACATCACCAAAGGCCCCGCAGTACGTGGAAGCCGCGCGCAGATCGATATGGATCGCTACCGTGTAATCGCACGCAATACCATCCTCACAACCCCCAACCTATCGTTAGTCCAAGAGACGGTGAATGCTCTCATACTCGAAGAGGGATCTGTTGTCGGCGTTCGTACCCATCTACTCAACGTCTATCGAGCTAAAAAAGTGATTTTGACCACGGGGACATTTCTCAACGGGATGATTCATATCGGTGAAATCCGCCAAGAGGCGGGACGCTTCGGAGAGTTCCCAGCCAAAGGATTAACCGATTCATTACGCGAAGCAGGAATCACCGTAGGACGGCTTAAAACGGGGACGTGCCCTCGTATCGATAGTTCTTCTATCGATTTTAGTGTGATGGAGATTCAAGACGGGGATGAATTACCGAACCCGTTTAGTTTTCGCACCGACCGAGCAGAGTTTGCACGGACGAAAAAACAGCTTCCGTGCTATATCGCCTATACCAACGAAGAGACCCACAGTCTCATCGAGGGGAACTTCCACCGCGCTCCCCTTTTCACAGGTCAAATCGAGGGGGTAGGACCGCGCTACTGCCCGAGTATCGAGGACAAGATCAACCGCTTCCGTGACAAAGAGCGCCATCATCTTTTTATCGAACCTCAAAGTGCGGAGAATACCGAGTGCTACATCAACGGTATGTCCACCTCGCTTCCACCCGATGTTCAACGCTCCATGATTCAATCGGTTCACGGGATGGAGAATGCAAAAATCGTCCGCTACGGCTACGCTATCGAGTACGATTACGTCGATCCGACCGAACTCAAACACACGTTAGAGACCAAAAAAGTGAAAAATCTCTACTGTGCGGGACAGCTCAATGGGACAACGGGATACGAAGAGGCAGCGGCGCAGGGGATGATGGCAGGGATTAACGCCGCATTGTCGTTGCAGGGGAGGGAACCTCTGATTTTGCGCCGTGATGAAGCTTATATCGGAGTATTGATTGATGATTTGGTGACCAAAGGGACGAAAGAGCCGTACCGTATGTTCACCTCGCGCGCTGAGTACCGTTTGTTGCTTCGCGAAGAGACGGCAGATTTGCGTCTAGGAAAATACGGTCATGCATTAGGGCTTATAGATGATGCTCAAATGGAGCGAATCGAGATGAAACGGACTCAAATAGCGGAGGGGTTAAAACTTCTCGAAGAGACGATACTAACTCCGAATAAAGAGTTTCTCGCATTTTTAGCTTCCATCGATGAAGAGCATATCACCGATAAACTCACCGCAACTCAACTCGTTTCCCGTAAAAGTTTTGAGTTGGAAAAGCTCGTAAAGCTCATTCCGAGTTTCGCAGAGCTTGATCCCTATATCCAAGAGCAGATTTTGATCGAAGCGAAATACGCCCGCTACGTTGAAAAGCAGAGTGAAGATATCGAGCGAATGAGCCGAATGTTACACATTGCTATCCCAGAAAATTTTGACTTTGCCTCTGTATCAGGACTCTCTAATGAGATCGTGAGCAAACTCAATACCTTTAATCCACCCACCTTGCAGGCAGCATCTCAAATCAGCGGAATTACCCCCGCCGCGCTCGATATACTTCATATTTACATCAAAATGGCAGGAAAAAAATGA
- a CDS encoding manganese efflux pump MntP family protein, which produces MNETLLILAVALAMDSVAVSIAIGSKYKDLLVSKALFTAAVFGFFQGAMPIAGYFIGISFAEYVQSFDHWIAFVLLVGLGGKMLYEAYHNEFDDEVTDLSTKTLITLGIATSIDAMAIGVTFAFLQTDIYTAASVIALVTFVLCIVAVYIGKKLGSLLESKAEMLGGVILIALGCKILAEHLGLI; this is translated from the coding sequence ATGAACGAAACTCTCCTTATCCTCGCCGTAGCTTTGGCGATGGACTCTGTCGCCGTTTCGATTGCTATCGGCTCAAAATATAAAGACCTTTTAGTCTCTAAAGCACTTTTTACTGCTGCTGTTTTTGGATTTTTTCAAGGGGCTATGCCGATTGCCGGATATTTTATCGGGATTAGCTTTGCTGAATACGTCCAATCATTCGATCACTGGATCGCCTTTGTTCTCCTTGTAGGACTCGGTGGAAAAATGCTTTACGAAGCGTATCACAACGAATTTGACGATGAAGTAACCGATCTTTCCACAAAAACTCTTATTACTTTGGGAATTGCTACTAGTATCGATGCGATGGCAATCGGGGTGACATTTGCTTTTTTACAAACCGATATCTACACAGCGGCAAGTGTGATTGCCCTTGTTACTTTTGTATTATGTATCGTAGCGGTCTATATTGGGAAAAAACTGGGTTCACTGCTGGAGAGCAAAGCTGAAATGCTCGGAGGGGTGATTCTTATTGCGCTTGGATGTAAAATCCTTGCAGAGCATCTAGGATTAATATAG
- a CDS encoding c-type cytochrome encodes MKEFKILAVIMALVGITYYGIEPYAHSVMHPEVAPADFTFKDAKNVDTTLAGNVENGKTLVEANCIACHAIEKAGHPAIMPNADAAASYGVVPPDLSQAGRIYDKNYLANFIFDPVTAMHLEHKYPVGGAKAFPMPSYNWMTPQEIMDVVAYLQSVTPKVAEGKEANKATFEAACGRCHSMAYAKFDATTPKDAIKTYMGATPPDLSQYIKSRGEHYLHSFINDPQVLLKGTSMPRVGLSEKAQEEVIAYMEEIGDSKKAEREATGLYVMIYTFIFAILAYLWKRKIWSEVH; translated from the coding sequence ATGAAAGAGTTTAAAATCTTAGCCGTTATTATGGCTCTTGTTGGTATCACTTATTATGGAATCGAGCCATACGCTCACAGTGTTATGCACCCAGAAGTAGCTCCGGCTGACTTCACCTTTAAAGATGCAAAAAATGTTGATACGACGTTGGCAGGTAATGTTGAAAATGGTAAAACACTAGTAGAAGCAAACTGTATCGCATGTCATGCTATCGAAAAAGCAGGTCACCCTGCGATTATGCCAAATGCAGATGCTGCGGCAAGTTATGGTGTTGTTCCACCGGATTTGAGTCAAGCAGGTCGTATTTACGATAAAAACTATTTGGCAAACTTTATTTTCGATCCGGTAACGGCTATGCACTTGGAACATAAATATCCTGTAGGTGGAGCAAAAGCGTTCCCAATGCCATCATACAATTGGATGACTCCGCAAGAGATTATGGACGTTGTTGCCTATCTCCAATCGGTTACTCCAAAAGTAGCGGAAGGTAAAGAAGCAAATAAAGCGACATTTGAAGCGGCATGTGGACGTTGTCACTCAATGGCGTATGCTAAATTTGATGCAACTACTCCAAAAGATGCTATCAAAACGTATATGGGTGCAACACCTCCGGATTTATCACAATACATCAAAAGCCGTGGTGAACACTATCTTCACAGCTTTATCAATGACCCTCAAGTATTGCTCAAAGGGACTTCTATGCCACGTGTTGGTTTGAGTGAAAAAGCGCAAGAAGAGGTAATCGCTTATATGGAAGAGATTGGTGATTCGAAAAAAGCAGAACGTGAAGCAACTGGTCTATACGTTATGATTTATACATTTATATTTGCAATCTTGGCCTATTTGTGGAAACGCAAAATTTGGTCAGAAGTTCACTAA
- a CDS encoding cytochrome bc complex cytochrome b subunit yields MAEFKPAGSMYEWFDQRLGIDKFVKVMMTEYWIPKNINFLWAMGVLLTVMFTLLVVSGIFLLMYYKPDINMAFDSVNYTIMQEVAYGWLFRHIHAVGASVVFLIIYIHMFTGIYYGSYKKGREMIWISGMLLFMLFSAEGFSGYMLPWGQMSYWAAYVITEIFGGIPLIGGDLVVWIRGNFYVADATLTRFFMLHVLLIPLAILGAIVFHFYSLRFPHVNNEAGEFFDFDEEAEKYLAGDKKNSKVVPFWPVFLSKDFFVLGFFLLFFFYLVFFHYSFAMDPINFDKADGLKTPAHIYPEWYFLWSYEVLRGWFFEIAGISGKSLGLIAFGFANAIFLVMPWLDRSPMVKPANQRPYFKYWFWLMIADLMVLTEFGKLPPTGPNAWVGFGASLTFLVLFIALPFITKAEAKKVGGK; encoded by the coding sequence ATGGCAGAATTTAAACCAGCAGGCTCAATGTATGAGTGGTTTGATCAACGTTTAGGAATTGATAAATTCGTAAAAGTGATGATGACGGAATATTGGATTCCTAAAAATATCAACTTTTTGTGGGCGATGGGGGTTCTACTCACCGTTATGTTTACATTGTTGGTCGTTTCAGGTATTTTCTTATTGATGTACTATAAACCGGATATCAATATGGCATTCGACAGTGTTAACTACACAATTATGCAAGAAGTTGCGTATGGTTGGTTGTTCCGTCATATCCACGCAGTTGGTGCGTCAGTAGTCTTTTTGATTATCTATATTCACATGTTTACCGGTATCTATTACGGCTCTTATAAAAAAGGGCGTGAGATGATTTGGATTTCTGGGATGTTGTTGTTTATGCTTTTCTCTGCAGAAGGGTTTAGCGGATACATGCTTCCATGGGGACAAATGTCATACTGGGCAGCGTACGTTATTACTGAAATCTTTGGTGGTATACCATTGATCGGTGGAGATTTGGTTGTATGGATTCGTGGTAACTTTTATGTTGCTGATGCTACATTGACCCGTTTCTTTATGCTTCACGTATTGTTGATTCCGTTGGCGATTTTAGGTGCGATTGTATTCCACTTTTATTCACTCCGTTTTCCACACGTTAACAACGAAGCAGGTGAATTTTTCGATTTCGACGAAGAGGCAGAAAAATACCTTGCAGGTGATAAAAAGAACTCAAAAGTAGTTCCGTTTTGGCCAGTATTTTTGTCTAAAGACTTTTTTGTTTTAGGCTTTTTCTTATTGTTCTTTTTCTATTTGGTGTTCTTCCATTACAGTTTTGCAATGGATCCAATCAACTTTGATAAAGCAGATGGTCTTAAAACTCCGGCACACATCTATCCTGAGTGGTATTTCTTGTGGTCATACGAAGTATTACGTGGTTGGTTCTTTGAAATCGCTGGTATTTCTGGAAAATCATTAGGATTGATTGCGTTTGGTTTTGCGAATGCTATTTTCTTGGTTATGCCGTGGTTGGATCGCTCACCGATGGTAAAACCGGCGAATCAACGCCCGTATTTCAAATATTGGTTCTGGTTGATGATTGCTGACTTGATGGTATTGACCGAATTTGGTAAATTACCTCCGACCGGACCAAATGCATGGGTTGGATTTGGCGCATCATTGACATTCTTGGTATTGTTTATTGCATTGCCGTTTATTACTAAAGCAGAAGCTAAAAAAGTAGGAGGCAAATAA
- the moaA gene encoding GTP 3',8-cyclase MoaA, with the protein MLIDSYGRTVDYLRVSVTERCNFRCQYCMPEKPFSWVPKENLLSFEELFEFMKVAIDEGVKKIRITGGEPLLRENLDTFIKMIHDYKNDIDLAMTTNAFLLGGAAQKLYDAGLRRINVSIDSLIPEVAEKIAKKDVLKNVLEGIEEALRVGLKVKVNMVPMKGLNEGEILDVLEYCKSRGMVIRFIEYMENIHAEVDIRGMNSDELLEIIGSRYSYVDEGFDGHSPSHYYKLIDGYEFGIIEPHKDDFCTKCNRIRLTAEGNLIPCLYFDEAMNIRDAVRRGDIREAALVLKEVIRTKPEKNRWSDPDGELSKRAFYETGG; encoded by the coding sequence GTGTTAATAGATAGTTATGGTAGAACAGTTGATTATTTACGTGTTTCGGTAACGGAACGGTGTAATTTTAGATGTCAATATTGTATGCCTGAAAAACCTTTTTCGTGGGTACCAAAAGAGAACCTTCTCAGTTTTGAAGAACTTTTTGAGTTTATGAAAGTTGCCATCGACGAAGGGGTCAAAAAAATCCGCATTACAGGCGGAGAACCCCTACTGCGTGAAAACTTGGACACTTTTATCAAAATGATCCATGATTATAAAAACGATATCGATTTGGCGATGACGACCAACGCTTTTTTGCTAGGCGGTGCCGCACAAAAGCTTTATGATGCGGGATTGCGTCGTATTAATGTTTCTATCGATTCGCTCATCCCCGAAGTTGCTGAAAAAATCGCTAAAAAAGATGTTCTTAAAAATGTCCTCGAAGGGATAGAAGAGGCGCTTCGTGTAGGGCTAAAAGTCAAAGTGAACATGGTTCCGATGAAAGGGCTGAATGAGGGTGAAATTCTTGATGTTCTCGAATACTGCAAATCACGCGGTATGGTTATCCGATTTATCGAATACATGGAAAATATCCATGCAGAAGTTGATATTCGCGGGATGAACAGTGATGAACTCCTAGAAATTATTGGGAGTCGCTATTCGTATGTTGATGAAGGGTTTGACGGACACTCTCCGTCTCATTATTACAAACTAATCGATGGCTATGAGTTTGGAATCATCGAACCTCATAAAGATGATTTTTGTACCAAATGCAACCGTATCCGACTCACCGCAGAGGGAAATCTCATCCCATGTCTCTATTTCGATGAAGCAATGAATATTCGTGATGCCGTCCGTCGTGGCGATATCCGTGAAGCGGCATTGGTGCTCAAAGAGGTAATTCGTACAAAACCTGAAAAAAATCGCTGGTCTGATCCTGATGGAGAACTCTCCAAACGTGCGTTTTATGAAACAGGGGGGTGA
- a CDS encoding tetratricopeptide repeat protein, with amino-acid sequence MDDLPMLQTAFDAFNAQDYSKALELFTHLADQNNPTALSSIGYLYQQGLGVEQSLEKAYEYYSRASEFNEPTAIFNLALMVADGVVVPHDQFKSHELLMRAAILELPQAQYEVALSLERGLGCIQNFSEAAFWYEEAAKRGHAGAFNNLGVLFKEGHGVLQDYPKAFICFSRAANMNLAEGQYNLGLMFDQGLGCEMNNDTALEWCRKAAYNGHEKAKSIIRSLQEEGKIVF; translated from the coding sequence ATGGATGATTTACCTATGCTTCAAACCGCTTTCGACGCTTTTAATGCCCAAGACTACTCCAAAGCATTGGAGCTTTTTACCCATCTCGCCGATCAAAACAACCCTACAGCCCTATCCTCGATAGGGTATCTCTATCAACAAGGGCTTGGGGTTGAGCAATCTCTCGAAAAAGCGTATGAGTACTATAGCCGCGCATCAGAGTTCAATGAACCTACTGCTATTTTTAACCTCGCCCTCATGGTTGCCGATGGGGTTGTCGTCCCTCACGATCAGTTTAAAAGTCATGAATTGTTAATGCGTGCCGCTATCTTAGAACTTCCCCAAGCCCAATACGAAGTGGCGTTGAGTTTGGAGCGGGGATTAGGGTGTATTCAAAATTTCTCTGAAGCGGCGTTTTGGTACGAAGAGGCGGCCAAAAGAGGACACGCAGGGGCATTTAACAATCTTGGTGTTCTCTTTAAAGAAGGACACGGAGTACTCCAAGATTATCCAAAAGCTTTTATCTGTTTTTCCCGCGCTGCCAATATGAACCTCGCGGAGGGGCAATATAACCTTGGGTTGATGTTTGATCAAGGGTTGGGGTGTGAAATGAATAACGACACGGCGTTGGAGTGGTGCCGAAAAGCCGCCTATAACGGTCACGAAAAAGCAAAAAGTATTATCAGGTCTTTGCAAGAAGAGGGTAAAATAGTTTTTTGA